aaaagtccAAAGAGGAGCAGGACCTGTCGCTTGTGACCTACGTGTGTACAATGGCCTCTAGTTTACAGTGCCTGCATCCTCCGGCTGTATGATGTCCTGCGTCCTTGTTATGGCCATTATGTTGCCAATTTTTTAGCCTTCAAATTGAGGGGTATTATATCCGAGAAAATACTTGGATTACCATTATTAGGGCGCTACCTGTGTTTTTTTTCTTACGAATATTATACACTTGTGTCCAATTATGAATTACAAAGGAAATGCTTgagaaataaaagcaaatatacatttttttatatttcatataaatgtataatactttaatattataaaacattACTGTacataccattttttaaattacagaaatattaaattaggTGTTTAATGCTATTAAGCTAATATTCTATTGCTTTTTATGCtttgtaatatttaagtttttttttgtgttcccAAAGACCGTTTCTGTTTCTCCTGCATTTATTAAAAGCAACATTTCTACGAGTGCATAAACATAACTCTATTTTTTCGTGCCAACCCACCATCCTTAATCCTTTCACCCCCATATCCTGGCATAACATATATAAAACATCTGCTGACTCATGCTTTTTTCCTCTCCCTGTTTTCGCATCGCCATTTCCTTTTCATATTTGCTGTCCCCTGCATATTATTTCAATTTGGCGGTGCAACAAAAGAGTTTTCCCCAGCATTCGCCCCGCCTTCCGATGTGAgtcacacggcgtatgcgtaatgcaaGAGCAAAAGGGCTGCATCCCAAACCCAAGTTTCCCCAAGGATAATGGAGCTCGTTATGCTTATTTGCCCGCCCACAAACACATGCTCACATGTGACTGAGTGTGTCGAGTGTATGTTGCAAAGGGAAATTGCCCCCGAGGTCCTGACgtgcacacacccacacacacgaaACGAAAGGATATCTGCAGGGTTCATGGCCCCGAGCTGACCGCCAATGGACTGCATGCCGTAAAATTGCTTGCCCTTTGTGCATCCTTGATGTGTTCATCTGTCCCGGGCACTCAAGGTCAAATCCTAGatgttttgatttaatttattgccGCATACATTTGAGGGCTCGTAAAAAGCGAAATGGGGGCCAAGGAAAAGCGGCCCAGTCGACATGTATGCAGGATTAAacgaaataatattttcagctTACACGCGCTCCATTTATAAAACTTTGGATTTTATATTTACCTATATTTAACAACGGCCAAGTAAAAAGATTTATAAGTCTAGCATAATTTTTGTGACTttataattgttttcaaaACGTCAATGACGCACATATAATgctgtctaaaagtatgcagtgaaaatCTAATTTCTATGATTTTAATATAGCACACTTTTATGTGtttttacaaataatttcCAAACGTCAATCATTTCCTTGAGCCTTGAATGTCTTcttctatatttttattacgtatataatattttttaaagaggaTTTCCCTATTTTGAATGGAGCACTTCTTCCCATGAGGCTTCCGAGATTTTCCTGCCCCATTTGCACTGCGGTATCCCTATCCTCCTGTTGCCCTCGCCGCAGAAAAAGGCAATATTTTGCTTGTCCGCCTCTATTTATCTTCGCCTTTGTCTCTGCCGTATTTTGATTGCTTTTCCACACTCCCACATTTGAGGTGACTCAATGTCTTGCTCATTTCCTTCGTGCGGCCGGAAAAGTCGGAAAACTACATGAGTGTGTGtagtgtgtgagtgtgtgtggggaATTTTCTTCATCTGCTCTTTGTGCCTCTCCCTGATGGGGAAAGCTGGAAAAGTTCCAAGTGTGTATGACTTCATATGTCTCCTACTCGTATTTCTCTCGAATTTCAGTTTGTTTTGGCCGGCTTGATTAGCATTTCTCTTCTTGGCCATCGAAAAGGGGGGGATTAATTTGGGAATGGCTTTGTCTGTGCGAGAAATCAATTATATTGAAGTTTGCCAAGCGAGAGCTGCTTAAGTTGATGGGAAATGTTTGAATGAATGTCGGGGAAGTGTTCAAACCAATTCAATTTGCCAGATTCTTATTTCTATATGCGTTGCTATAGGGCTTAGGGATTTTCTAAAGGAAATGCATTACTGTTGGGGAAGTAATAAAAAAGCATTAAGTATTCTGTGAAACCTTACTTAGATTTACCACATGAATTGACAAAACACAAtgaagttttttaaattaaagattgtttaattgtaaacgttaaatctatatttttattttcacaatAGGCAACTTTATTCTTTTTCCCAAAACGATAAAGACTTGCCAAACAACTCCCACTGAgccaaaatcaatattttcatAACTCGCCCCGATTTCAGCATTCGTGTGCCAACATTTACTCATTAATTTGTGATGTTTCCTCCCCATTTTCTCGGCTTTTCTTAATCAAGGACCTGTGCACCACTGTTGGCACCGCCATTTCCACCACATTAAGCGTTATCTCACGCTCTTAACCTGACTTTTCTCCCCTGACTTTCCCCGAGTTTCCTGCCACTTCTCAGTTACTTCGATTGCGATTGTGTTTGCTGTCTGTTTTTGATAGCAAcgaccattttcattttcccatCATTTTCTTCACATGTGTATGGTGCGTGGtttcttttctcattttcgtgattttattacttttactttttacgATTTATTTGCTGAAATTGCTTATTTCCCTTTTagccaaaagaaaaaaaattcagGAGCAGGAGTGGAAATTGGCATTTTGGGGTGGTTGGGGCtgattgttattattgttgctgCCACTGCACTGCTGCTTTGTCTTCGACTTTTCTTTATGCTCCTTTTTCCTCCCTACTATTTCCTCTTTTGTTCCCGGTGTTTTCTTTATTCGTCATAACTGCTTTTGGTCTGGGAAAATTCAATCAACGTTTTGTTTCTAATCGATTCCTATTGCGATCCCCTAGTTTTCCACTGCTTCTTGGCTTTTCCCCCAGCTTATTTCTTTATCTGCCAGTCGCAATGCCCTCTCAACTTTGTCCATATGCACACTATGTATGCTATCCATACTATATGATGCGCTTTCCCCACCCCTTTTCATTAATCATACGCCACGTTGCACCCACATAAATACTCGCAGTTCCCTTCTCTTCTTCTCGCATCTGACATTGCACACGGATTTTCCAAGTCTCtgaacacacacacagataacGAGGGAAAGCCGGAGGAAAACCGGGCAGGAAGGAAACTGAAAGACAAATATTCTACAACCCATGGCGACACAATTTGcatagtaaatattttaaatgccaattaaaattattagaaaagtTGGCTGCCATGTGTTTGCAGCAGCATCATGAGTAAACAAAAGTATAACAAATTTCTGTTTACCCTCTGCAAACTAGGTATTTGTTTGCAGaagcaatttatttataatttaccaaaaaataatatgcatGTTATACTCcaagttaaataaattagaaagtGTCATTTatctatttaatttaatttaaatatagttttgCAAAGAATGCTCTCGGGCCAAGTGGaataattacaaaatgattaaattatataagCATGAACTTTCACCAAAGATGTTCggccaacaatctatttgttaTTAGTTAACGAGCACTATGAACCCTCAACTCATCTGAATTCCTAACATATTTACTTTTAACGAGATTTACGATGTTTTAATTTGCCCCAGAAATTTTGCGCTGAAACAAATTGAGTTCGCTTGCATACCAAAAGCGAAAAAAGATGGCTCTTTAAACATTCAAATTTTGCGTAATTGACTAGAAATTGGCATTAGCCACGCACATACGTGGTTTTTGCCCCTTTGCGCGCAATTTGGCAATTTGCCTGGATATTACAagcaaaaatgaattaaatagGGGGAGAGGAAAAACAGGAGCATGttgaaattttcccaaaaaattgCTATCTAAATTGCAAATTTTGTGGCCGGCGTAATTGAAAAACATAAACCGCTGCCTGGTTTTCCGCGCCTGGATTTTCCTGACCCTCCCTTGGATTTTAAGCTTGACTAGCGTTCGCCATTTTTAGTTATGCAGCATGGgcagcaaattaaatgaaaatcgaGCTAAAAATAGCCGGGTGAATGTGTCGCAGCCACAGTGCAGATATCCTTGGCGGGCCACCCATTTTCTACACCCCATTTTCCCAGCCCATCCGTTTTTCCGACCAGCCCCCTTCAACACTTTCCATCTTTTAGCGGTACAATTACAAGAGCGTTGGGGCAAAATGCCTCAATTTACGGCAAAATGGCCGTCATCGATTTCCGCTTTCGTGTTATTTGATATGTATTTTACTACACTTAAAAAACACAGCAATACATTgttaatcaaataaatatgtttaataacAAATGTTCTTTAAACCATCAAACAATTATAAGTAaattattgttgcatacttttgaaTACATTTCTTAAAGAATTCAAACAACCAGagatttaaaaacaaacataacTAAGCtaagaaatttatattttaaaaatatatatttaaatttttacatttagtATCAAAAATGCTTCAAGCATCAacaattcaaaaaaatattgcctTCTTTTTGACACTTTTCCATAAGATATTGAAAGCAAACAATTTCAATCAAATTCTTAATCTATattaaataagtaataaaGTTAACAatctataatttttcttaaacttCTTTTATCTTAGTATACGTACAAATTTGTTTAACTCATATGAAAATACTATGTAAATTTCTTCTATGTAAAAGGGGGACATTGCTTGGCATTTGGAATGTGCGTGTATTGGATGAAATGATTTTGCCATTCGGTTTACTCTTTCACTTCGTAACTTGTTTCGCCggcttttcatttttatgtatttgaCATTTTGTgttatgcgttcaaaatgtcatCAAAATATGCATACATTTTGCGTGTCTTTCTGAATACGTGTGTGCGTGCTCTGAGTTGAATACGGAATGGTAACTGCGGCATGTATCTCAGTATTTGCCAGTATTAAACTACACGCGTATTAACATAATGTGTCAGGCGCAAAATGAACGGAAAATTCATCGAGACAAAGATACGCATAATAAGAAATATGCCAGGATACTTACCATTCACATTTAGGGCCCTTTTGTGGGGTTAACGATAATGCACAGTGGGTTAAGTTAACTAGTTGTTGTGTATTTACATATGGTAATTAGAGATTGAGTAAATGTGAGCAAACAGAGTTTAACACCAcatgaaatattattattaaagcaAACATgacctaaataaatattatcttaAAGTTAAAGCCATTAAGCTGttgcacaaaacaaaaagtttacctaaaggtaaatatatatataatattccAATTAAATAGTCGACCATcatcataaatttaaaatgaaggTGTCGCTGCAAATCGTTGGGCAAATTGTAAAAGAACCTTAAGCGATTGCGGCACATTCTATAAATATCCTATTGAATGGTTTGCCACTGCAACCATTATCCTAATTACACCAGCACACACCCAGGCACACATCCTAGGACCACTGTCGCCTCCTTACACATATCCTTATATCGAGGAAGTCATAGAGAACTTTCAGTTGACTGAAAAATATGACGACAAGTAGACGCAACTCGGCGAACTGTCAGGCCAAGATGAGGCATTTTTCCAGCTGAGGGATTTCGCTTCGCTTGTTGCCAGACTTCTCGTTTATTTGTGTTCCTTCAGCTGTCAGTCGGTGCACATCGCTTCCGGAGCTTAAAAACACtctaaaaaattactttttcaatattttaaaaataattttaaaagtggaatagattatttaataaaactaacAATTTGAAAAGTGTAATAGTTTCCTATTCCGAGAACAGTTTGGTATAATGTAATGCATTTTGTAGGGGAAAAGTAtggaaaaaaaagattttttcgGATTGtatttgttgcatacttttaagcacCATATATATTCTTACATACATTGTTAGGTAATGTAACGCAAATCACtagttataaatttattatttttattttacgtattacttttaaaaatgtcatcaatatggaagaaataaatatgaattcattttttttttgcggcccattattttttaatgttcttaaATTGTCCGATTATGTTTcatgatttaaaagatttcttTCTTTCAGTGAGCGGGAGAGATATGAATAGACAGGGAGGCCGGCGAGTCGAAGTGAACGAGATGGGGTCGAAAACTGAGGCGCGTCACGTATGTTTTTGTGCCCAAGCATTCGCATAAACATTCCAGGTCGGGATCTCGAGCTGCTCCATCTCCAGTCTTCCCACCCTGCATCCTGGCATCCTCGTATCCTGGCTTCTCTTCCAGGACATTGGCATTGACAGGCCCGCGTCGTTTTGCGTTAAATGTCAGCGCTGAGCGCTGCCTTTGGCCCCAGTTTGCCTCCTTCGTCTTCTTTTATTTCGCCGGGGTCACGGCAATTGACCTTCCATTCATCATCCAACGAGGTTGTTTGCCCAAGCACTCTTGTATGAGTTTCCCGCTGGGTCCTATCCCGCTGTCCATTGATGTTTACCGCATTTGTTTATCGATTGAACCAGGAAAGTCGCCAGTTTTGGGTTACTGAAACAACAGCGAGCAAATCGTGGTGGTAGGGGACTTTGGGTTATCTGTAATTATCCTTTCAAATGAGGCTGAACCATATAGTCATTTCGATGGGCAGAACATGTACATCAATTTAAGTGAAACTTTTTCAAGCATTAAGTTGTTGCGTTATATCTTGGGGTTGCTtaacttttcaacaattttagCATTGGATCAgcttttcaaatttatttataaacaaacgTTAGgaagagttttataaatattaatttgtaatatatattacttataatttattgtaattttaagatttaattAGATGTGCTAGCCCTTTCAAAACAATTTCTTCTCTGCTTCAAATGAACCTCGAACTCTATAATGATGGGAATTAAGCTGATGTTCAAAGTCCACACTTGGGCGCCACACTTCCGTTTCCTCCCACTTTTTTAAGCCTTTGCATGGGTATGAAGAAAAATGGCGGAGAAAATGAGCAACCGAATAACTGTAAATAAGCAGTGAAGGAATGTGACAACATTCTCGGTAAGGTTGATAAGAAATTCTCCCTCGTTTCCTTgttaattttcttatttttttttgacgcAAAGGCAACAAATGAAAGACAAAAATGCTTGTGTAATGAAAGACTCGAGCAACATAATAAATAATGACAAGGACACCGAACTCCCCCAGTTTTTCCGTTCGTATTTTCTCGAGCTCCTCTCATTACTTTCTGGGTTTTCCAATGCACTCCGAGCAGAAGGATGACAATTAGAAAACGCTTTTCGGGGAGTCATCGGCGTGCTTGGAAAAACTCAACAAGCGGCTTTTCCTTTCCCCAAATTGTTCCTTAACCATGAAAAATGAGCCGCGAAAGGATTGAAGTGGGAATTTCAACAAAAGAGAATCTTTGCTTTTGAGATGATTTTTCAGTAAAGCTTTTACAGTGCCAACCTGATAAAAAGTGTTGGTAGGTTTACTGACAATCCATTCATGTTTCTTTTTCAAAATGATGTGATattactttaatattttattactaagcagattatttaaaaaagaaaaattatatatagtaGTTTAAAAAGAAAGCAACAATTTCTAGTCTTTTACCTTTCCAAACCCTTTCGGCGAgttcaaaaatttaaagctaataaactcaaataataaataaagcgaTCAACTGCATTGTAATATAAAGTTGTCAATTTAGTTTACTGATAGCAACACAATATAAATTAAGCCATGACAGGAGACCCGAAAGCGATACCAGCCGAACAAGATAAATTACGCAGCATTAAATTGGAGATATGACATTAAATCTAGCCCATTATTCAATTTACAACTTAATCCTTAAtaatatcaattaaaaatgattaacaAAACgtgataaaaaaatgaaaaccggAAAAGCCCCTCGCGTAGCTGGCTAatatatcaaaacaaaaagcgtttaataaattattgaaaaaacagGACGCAAGCAAAAACCTAACATAAATGTCGACAAAAAGCGGAAAAATGTGTGGGAACACGAAAATGGTTTCAATGACCGAAGGCAAACAAATCATAATGGGCGGGGGAAACAACTATCATATGCCGGGAAAATGTATGCCCACACAAGTTTGGACCGGAAATTCACACATGGACATGCCAGAGGCAAACTTTTTGGCCAACTCTCCATCATTCTGGCCCGCAAAATGCGCACCCCGGCGGCACTTTAACCGGTTCCGTTTTAATTGTTACCGCCCTCATCCGCCCGGCAAATGCtttccaaattaattaatagCATTGTCTGTCTTTGGcaatttgccacgcccacacacacaaactataaattgaattttcttatGCGTTCGTTGGCACAAAATGGAGTGCgaagaaagaaattatttagcTCGAGGAGCAGAATGTGGGGGAAAAATCGGGGCCAAAAGAGGCCAAGTCAGCGAAGAAGAAGACAGTAGGGGAGGAACAAGAAGCCAAGCAACTTGCCAGGCCGAaaatccttttttaattaaattttctgtacATTTTGCAGTTTTTAGGTTTGTCGAGTCCCGGCCACCATGACTTTCCCCCGCCAATTCATGTCGCTCATATGTGACGAAAGGAAAACTCGTGTGGTTTTCCAACGGTTTTCAAGGAGTCGAACGGAGTAAGCACAGACAAAGTTTCCACTGGCGACATTCTGCAACTTCGACTCGCTTTTTTGTGTCAAGTTAATCCAATTAGTTGTTTGAGAACGTAGTTTGCACTTTGATTCCCAGCCATCTGCGTCGCTACTCgcaactaaatttaaaatttccagcTAAATTGGACGAGCCGGAGGTGGATTAGAATTGAAATGGATAACCGCATTATGGATTGAGGTGGAGTTTTGCCTTGGTTGATAAGAAACGGCAGCTGAAAAGCTCTTtgatgtttataaatttaatttttattttaatgcaatttacttaaaaatatttgaaaacatGGCCATACAAACTTAGTTCATTGTTCTCaatttagttttaatgttGTGAGGAATCAATACTAATTACtagttttttatgtttataacAAATCGGATTTTAAAATGATACCATGTTAGATTATTCCAAATTTGattgcaaataaacaaaatattttttgttaagccttatcacttaaaaatacaatttttatgagaGATTTTATAACTTCTCTCTTGTAATGCTCGTTAgctttatgattttaaaataaaccaatctccattttattcaaatttagTAAGTGTAATCATAATCAGTGAGAACACattcttttgtgttttcttttaatgATTTACTTTTTCCACTATTGGAAAGTTGTTTTGCTTTCTTAAGTGCTTCCCTTTGTTTAAGGAACAAATTTGAACACTTACTGTTAGGTTGTAGCGTGGGAAGAACGTTGTTCAAAGCCTCTATTGCATCATCGATGCTTTTTTCAAGGTCAATACGTTGCTTATTATAAGTTTTGAATTCGATTTTTGCCTCAAGCTTTTCTTCTAGAGAACCCTCAATCGCTTTGCGTACCTTATCCAGACTTTCGGAAAACTCAGTATTACCCATGCATTCACGTTCATATTTGCTAAGAATTTCCTTGAGATCAGATGTTATTTTCTTATCTAGTTTAGAATATTTATCTTCTTCCTGCTCTTCACCTGGCTCATCCTGTGAAATAAATCGTTAACGGGACttaagtatttataaataatttcactTCCACTTCCGCATCCTTTAATGTACTATTTAGGGATTACAAATGTATTACCGTGATTCCCCTAACTTCTTCCTGtaaatataatgttttttttataaattatttttaaaaatgtataatacatTACCGATGGCGCTTCTGTTGTTGCCGTGGCACATAAAACAATTCCTAGGACTAAAAGGCTCCAAATCCAATTCATTGTCCCTTGTGCAGACTAAAATCACTTTTCAATATTGTTTGAACTAAGCACAGCTCTTTTATACTCGTAGGCGTCGACCATCGTTTGTAATTCTAATTAAGATAAACAAAATAGGAAATTCTTCACGGAGTCTCTCGCACCGTCAAATTATTCCGATTGTGGTATTTAAGCAATAACTGCGGCACCTAATTTACAGTGACTTGCATAGTCACCGAGAGGCCCCTACTGAATCGGTGCAGTGATTATATAATCACAAACATTACAAAGTTGTTGTGCGGCGGCACAGGTTGACGCCTTGCTGGAAAGCTTCCAAACAGCTGATGTCAACCATAAAGCCCTGGCTTGCCACTTGGGAACTCCCAAGACTCGATAAACTGGGGTTTGTGGCATACTCTTGGGAGGAAGATACTATAGTCATCTAATTGGAAATGGAGTCAAACTTGTCGTCACGCAGCTAGAGTTTGGGAAGATGAGGAATTTGGCAGGCTCCCCTGCCGATTTACTACCTAGTTCCAATAATCGTTTCCTACTCCTGGCTGACGAGGATGACGTGGTGGTGATCGAATCCAGCGATGACGCTAAAGTTGCGCTAAGCCAGGCACTTCCTTGGGTCCTGTGCAATGCAATGACTGATGCGGGTATTGATATTGTAGCTTTTGGTGAAGCCACTCACTACCCCCATCGTGCTAATGCCACCCCAAGCGCTATTGACTTTGGTATCTCCAAAGGCTAGACTGCAACAAATATCAGTACAAGTACTTTCTGAACTGTCGTCTGACCATTTACCTCTGCCCTTTGAGCTAAATGAATACGCCCAATTCTTCAAAGGCGTTTCGAAATTATAGCCACCACATGCAAACATAGAGGCTTTTAAAGCACGCTAGATGCCTCTATTAAACTCAACGTCCCCATTACCAATTGTAATCAGCTCGATGTTCGAACGGCCCGCCCCATAAGACGCACTACGCCACAGGTAATCATGTAATCAACTGAAGGCCCTACAACCGAAAAAGACCCCGGGACATACTCATAGGATCTTATAATATGttcttttttgatactttttgtttaaattcgCAACTCACATTAATTGTTACTTAGTATTTAAGGCTTCTATGTAtccagcaaataaataaaattaaaaaacaaaaaaaaaattcctcaGTTACAAATAGTTTGAGCCTTATCGATAGGAAATTgattcatttattatatttttttcgctTTCAAGTAATGCTAAACAACtattgtaaaatattacaaattagttttatatatatataccatcAACGGATTTGGGTGCTCTATAATCTacttaaatagtttaaattcattgagcatttttaataaatgtgtaATGGGTTATTAGTAGGTAATTTCACATAGATGGCACTGACCAATGCAGTTTTGATTATCTGCTCAGATTAGGGATGAgtatgtttgtttatttggttctgattaaatgtttataaacaaaaccaaatcTCTTTTTTACTATCTCTCTTTCGGTTCTCTTCAAATGATCTCTCTCGCTGAGGTTCACTCTCCCTGTTTTCGTATTACCCTCTGTTTGCGTGCTGTATAATCCACAGTTACACATCGCTTATCAGTTGTCAAGAGCCCCAGATCCATGTACTATACTCTATCTCCAGAACTCTGGggcattttttttcaaattgaaaGAAGAATATACTTTTGTTATAATCAAGACATCTCTTGTTGCTAGGATAGatagattttaaattaaataatatacgaATAAAGATCGCAAGTAAgaataattttttggaaaataataatttgactTACGCAtagaataaaacattttaaataatttaaaatgctataaaaaaggtcaaacagttttataaaaatttgttaaatattttttatagttccTAACAAAGGGTATCTCAGCTTTCACCCTGACATAACCCATTGATTAAACCCTTATCTGCGGCAGATGCTGCGCGTTGTGGGTTGAGTCGGACCTTCACCGCCCCTTGCTAACAAATTCCCCGGCATGACGTGCATTTTTATGACACGGCGAGCTCAAAGCTCtttaaaatgttgtataaaaattaagcaaaagaagaaaataaatatacgaAGAGAGGAGATCCGCTGGTAGTATAATGAAGCTGTCCGCAGCATTCCACGGAGTTCGCTTTGTCCGGGGGTTCCAGTACGGTTTTTGCAGTGGAAAACGTGTGACACTTTGCGTCCGGTATGCGTTGTTGTTCTGAGCTCTGCGGAAgcaaaattaattacaaaatatttgcagctcataatttcattttgtgtGTTTACTCAATTGCAGGCGGTCACAGCGGGCACCCAGAATACAGCAGAGCTATCGAGTGGCGGAGGGGCTGCAAGCGCAACTGGAAAATCAGCCATATCCACGGCCAtagctgccacgcccccctcgACTTCCGCCCCCACGGCAGCGGAAATTGAGCAACTGCAACAGGCATTAATCGAGAAGCAAACCCAGCTGTATTCCCTGGAATCGGCCTGTCTGAGGGAAACCGAGCGGCAAGTGGAACTCGAGGACAGTGTGATTGCGTGGCAGGACAAGTACGATCGGCTGTACGAGTCGCACAAGCGGGTTCAGAAGGTCAACCAGAGTCTGGAGGACAAGATGCTCAAGCTGGTGGATCGAAATGCCGGCGAGAGGGCCCAACTAACCAGTGATGTGGCCACCCTGAGTGTGAGACTCGCCCAGGCGAACTTCAACATCGCCAAGCTGCAGAGGGAAATCGTAAGTTTTCAaggagtatttttaattttaaagtaaaaaataagatATTAAAGCGGATTccagaaaaaatgtttaaaatcgCCCATAAATGTGCCTATAAGTATGCTGTGAAAAACAACGCGGTCTATCGAACTTAcagtttaaaattatatcatatcatactTTCAGACACTTTCGTAggtgattaaaattaaatatgccTGGAAAGTAACTGAGTAACGTGCTTACAACGTTCATAAAATCATAAGACCCTTATATGGATTCCGTAAATCCCTTTACCTCATTAATTATCTGTGTAGTTTCGTGTCAATTAAATACCTTTTGCTAGTGGCTTTGTGTCACTTTAAATGATTGTGAGGTGCTGCTAAAGTGTTCTCAAAGTTTTCTTATCTCCaccaaaaaacaataaaaacctGTTGTCAATGAAGtcattttttaagattaataAAGAGCTTTTA
This window of the Drosophila biarmipes strain raj3 chromosome 3L, RU_DBia_V1.1, whole genome shotgun sequence genome carries:
- the LOC108035176 gene encoding uncharacterized protein LOC108035176, which encodes MNWIWSLLVLGIVLCATATTEAPSEEVRGITDEPGEEQEEDKYSKLDKKITSDLKEILSKYERECMGNTEFSESLDKVRKAIEGSLEEKLEAKIEFKTYNKQRIDLEKSIDDAIEALNNVLPTLQPNSKCSNLFLKQREALKKAKQLSNSGKSKSLKENTKECVLTDYDYTY